A single region of the Salvia miltiorrhiza cultivar Shanhuang (shh) chromosome 8, IMPLAD_Smil_shh, whole genome shotgun sequence genome encodes:
- the LOC130999065 gene encoding beta-amylase 2, chloroplastic isoform X1, with protein MAVNLSRSSTLLRTMNSAPSVAVPRLSPIVIRGGRKAVQLCSGKLSGSLKSGLRCRAMVGEAAEEIKEDDSVSLDDSAAASSKNQQVQERDYTGTPYVPVFVMLPLGLINMDCELVDADDLINQLRILKSINVDGVMVDCWWGIVEAHTPQQYNWSGYRKLFQIVRDLDLKLQVVMSFHECGGNVGDDVHIPLPQWVMEIGSSNPDIFFTDKEGRRNHECLTWGIDKQRVLKGRNALEVYFDYMRSFRVEFNEFFEDGFISEIEIGLGACGELRYPSYPANHGWEYPGIGEFQCYDKYLIESLEKAAEARGHSIWGRAPDSAGSYNSKPQDTRFFCDGGDYDGHYGRFFLKWYSGILVDHADRVLAMANIAFEETPIAVKLSGIHWWYKTASHAAELTAGFYNPANRDGYATIASVLKKHEATLNFTCVELRTMDQHEDFPEALADPEGLVWQVLNAAWDVGIPVASENALPCYDKEGYDKILEIAKPISDPDGRHLSAFTYLRLTPPLLEEQNFTEFDRFVKRLHGEFVSNVQPYHEEEKEEETGETVPLD; from the exons ATGGCGGTTAATCTTTCACGCAGCTCCACGCTGCTCCGCACAATGAATTCTGCTCCGTCGGTGGCGGTTCCGCGTCTTTCTCCGATTGTAATTCGCGGTGGTCGGAAAGCAGTTCAGCTCTGTTCCGGCAAATTGAGCGGTTCACTGAAATCTGGCCTTCGCTGTCGCGCAATGGTCGGAGAAGCTGCGGAGGAAATCAAGGAAGATGATAGCGTTTCGCTTGATGATTCCGCGGCTGCTTCTTCGAAGAACCAGCAG GTTCAGGAGCGAGACTATACTGGCACGCCTTACGTTCCAGTCTTCGTGATGCTACCT TTGGGACTCATCAATATGGATTGTGAGTTGGTTGATGCTGATGACTTGATAAACCAACTGAGAATCCTTAAATCGATTAATGTTGATGGTGTTATGGTTGATTGCTGGTGGGGCATAGTTGAAGCACATACCCCTCAGCAATATAACTGGTCCGGCTATAGGAAGCTGTTTCAGATTGTACGAGATCTTGATCTCAAGCTGCAA GTGGTTATGTCTTTTCATGAATGTGGAGGCAACGTTGGTGATGATGTGCATATTCCGCTTCCACAATGGGTCATGGAAATCGGTAGTTCAAATCCTGATATTTTCTTCACGGATAAAGAGGGAAGACGCAACCATGAATGCCTCACTTGGGGAATTGACAAACAACGGGTTTTGAAAGGTAGAAATGCTCTTGAG GTGTATTTTGATTATATGAGAAGCTTCCGAGTAGAGTTCAACGAATTCTTTGAAGATGGATTTATCtctgaaattgaaattggacTTGGAGCATGCGGGGAGCTGCGGTATCCATCTTATCCGGCAAATCATGGCTGGGAATATCCTGGTATTGGTGAATTTCAG TGCTATGATAAATACTTGATAGAGAGTTTAGAAAAGGCAGCAGAGGCGAGGGGTCACTCGATTTGGGGTAGAGCACCTGATAGTGCAGGTTCCTATAACTCCAAACCACAAGATACGCGATTCTTTTGTGATGGAGGTGATTACGATGGTCACTATGGTCGATTCTTTCTAAAATGGTATTCCGGCATCTTGGTTGACCACGCTGACCGAGTATTGGCCATGGCAAATATTGCCTTTGAAGAGACGCCTATTGCTGTGAAG CTCTCAGGAATCCATTGGTGGTACAAAACTGCCAGTCATGCCGCAGAACTAACTGCGGGCTTCTACAATCCTGCCAATCGCGATGGTTATGCTACTATAGCATCAGTGTTGAAAAAGCACGAGGCTACTCTCAATTTTACATGCGTTGAGCTACGAACAATGGATCAACACGAGGACTTCCCAGAGGCATTAGCAGATCCTGAAGGACTGGTGTGGCAG GTGCTAAACGCTGCTTGGGACGTCGGCATACCAGTGGCAAGTGAAAACGCTCTTCCATGCTACGACAAAGAAGGCTACGATAAAATACTGGAGATTGCAAAACCTATCAGCGATCCAGATGGAAGACATTTATCCGCGTTTACCTACCTTAGGCTAACGCCACCGTTGCTGGAGGAACAAAATTTCACAGAGTTCGATAGATTTGTTAAACGATTGCACG GGGAGTTTGTATCAAACGTCCAACCTTATCACGAAGAGGAGAAGGAAGAGGAGACGGGGGAGACTGTACCTCTGGATTAG
- the LOC130999065 gene encoding beta-amylase 2, chloroplastic isoform X2, which translates to MDCELVDADDLINQLRILKSINVDGVMVDCWWGIVEAHTPQQYNWSGYRKLFQIVRDLDLKLQVVMSFHECGGNVGDDVHIPLPQWVMEIGSSNPDIFFTDKEGRRNHECLTWGIDKQRVLKGRNALEVYFDYMRSFRVEFNEFFEDGFISEIEIGLGACGELRYPSYPANHGWEYPGIGEFQCYDKYLIESLEKAAEARGHSIWGRAPDSAGSYNSKPQDTRFFCDGGDYDGHYGRFFLKWYSGILVDHADRVLAMANIAFEETPIAVKLSGIHWWYKTASHAAELTAGFYNPANRDGYATIASVLKKHEATLNFTCVELRTMDQHEDFPEALADPEGLVWQVLNAAWDVGIPVASENALPCYDKEGYDKILEIAKPISDPDGRHLSAFTYLRLTPPLLEEQNFTEFDRFVKRLHGEFVSNVQPYHEEEKEEETGETVPLD; encoded by the exons ATGGATTGTGAGTTGGTTGATGCTGATGACTTGATAAACCAACTGAGAATCCTTAAATCGATTAATGTTGATGGTGTTATGGTTGATTGCTGGTGGGGCATAGTTGAAGCACATACCCCTCAGCAATATAACTGGTCCGGCTATAGGAAGCTGTTTCAGATTGTACGAGATCTTGATCTCAAGCTGCAA GTGGTTATGTCTTTTCATGAATGTGGAGGCAACGTTGGTGATGATGTGCATATTCCGCTTCCACAATGGGTCATGGAAATCGGTAGTTCAAATCCTGATATTTTCTTCACGGATAAAGAGGGAAGACGCAACCATGAATGCCTCACTTGGGGAATTGACAAACAACGGGTTTTGAAAGGTAGAAATGCTCTTGAG GTGTATTTTGATTATATGAGAAGCTTCCGAGTAGAGTTCAACGAATTCTTTGAAGATGGATTTATCtctgaaattgaaattggacTTGGAGCATGCGGGGAGCTGCGGTATCCATCTTATCCGGCAAATCATGGCTGGGAATATCCTGGTATTGGTGAATTTCAG TGCTATGATAAATACTTGATAGAGAGTTTAGAAAAGGCAGCAGAGGCGAGGGGTCACTCGATTTGGGGTAGAGCACCTGATAGTGCAGGTTCCTATAACTCCAAACCACAAGATACGCGATTCTTTTGTGATGGAGGTGATTACGATGGTCACTATGGTCGATTCTTTCTAAAATGGTATTCCGGCATCTTGGTTGACCACGCTGACCGAGTATTGGCCATGGCAAATATTGCCTTTGAAGAGACGCCTATTGCTGTGAAG CTCTCAGGAATCCATTGGTGGTACAAAACTGCCAGTCATGCCGCAGAACTAACTGCGGGCTTCTACAATCCTGCCAATCGCGATGGTTATGCTACTATAGCATCAGTGTTGAAAAAGCACGAGGCTACTCTCAATTTTACATGCGTTGAGCTACGAACAATGGATCAACACGAGGACTTCCCAGAGGCATTAGCAGATCCTGAAGGACTGGTGTGGCAG GTGCTAAACGCTGCTTGGGACGTCGGCATACCAGTGGCAAGTGAAAACGCTCTTCCATGCTACGACAAAGAAGGCTACGATAAAATACTGGAGATTGCAAAACCTATCAGCGATCCAGATGGAAGACATTTATCCGCGTTTACCTACCTTAGGCTAACGCCACCGTTGCTGGAGGAACAAAATTTCACAGAGTTCGATAGATTTGTTAAACGATTGCACG GGGAGTTTGTATCAAACGTCCAACCTTATCACGAAGAGGAGAAGGAAGAGGAGACGGGGGAGACTGTACCTCTGGATTAG
- the LOC130998666 gene encoding uncharacterized protein LOC130998666, translating to MVAGWADLGRLFLSEAEEKSRGVWGERLCLLLLPPDSGGGAAFVLFLPRMAPPLEKRSAVAVVFRVFSRAKELEEEEARKQEKVFVQLLSEIFVKVSGLKLSSKGRNFSFNFYAFDKKLGPLDIIICEAMSMSQAFFEFFVQMVFLDMSASFVSNESSSENSRSSDDDTSCLDTVTGVPRNRPRAGYDVVMFDYGIGVNLSGPLEGSIPAYKLGDESPESVITFDKLDELRAVYAIPPCASLAAPSGSERPDWLYPGWTVLYECFLQMGARFPLPRLVFEACTHYRVAPGQLVPNVWRTLMAIQVFSELRGVYFSFSEVLQAYSLETHRTDNVRYQFKANRPLVLSLPDSAKKWRSRYFFISNNALGEPRDSIIPQAWEACTCPRRGPTSLSFDSASKIDWFLGFSEEDRQICNILTEANLRVSSLWSRVPADHRMSKSYVPPLLGKGAAMDVIRRNRQKAASSSGAVTADVTAARVPHSTRVPAHKKKRSAEVDLTLSDRVDDDPVNLSFPNVSAHAQLGPVRGVAEQLLLPRDRDYLKEMGSGSVASELFDHAFLSLQKAVFLMERTGAMEAELRELRAERENWKGEMTAVKKARDEARQVVKKLESAKLEDARRLERAVADCKELEAKVVALEQQVLYKSCETEVRVRGEMALAYLENQPPKTWDVQQYIDEFNEWKAGREEQAAELASNLAEMTTEDDHL from the exons ATGGTGGCTGGCTGGGCGGATCTTGGCCGTCTGTTCTTGAGCGAGGCAGAAGAGAAGTCGAGGGGCGTCTGGGGCGAACGGCTTTGCCTGCTCTTGCTGCCGCCGGATTCTGGAGGCGGCGCCGCTTTTGTGCTC TTTTTGCCAAGGATGGCGCCGCCGCTCGAGAAGCGGTCGGCTGTTGCTGTTGTTTTTCGCGTCTTCAGCCGGGCGAA AGAACTTGAAGAGGAGGAAGCAAGGAAGCAGGAGAAGGTCTTTGTGCAACTTTTGTCTGAGATTTTTGTGAAGGTTAGTGGTTTGAAGCTTAGTAGCAAGGGTCGAAATTTTTCCTTTAACTTCTATGCCTTTGATAAAAAATTGGGGCCTCTTGATATAATAATATGTGAAGCTATGTCCATGTCTCAAGCCTTTTTTGAGTTCTTTGTTCAGATG GTGTTCTTGGACATGTCTGCCTCTTTTGTGTCGAATGAGTCGAGTAGTGAAAATTCTAGATCGTCGGATGATGATACGAGCTGTCTAGATACTGTAACTGGCGTGCCAAGGAATAGGCCCCGAGCCGGGTATGACGTGGTTATGTTTGATTATGGGATTGGTGTAAATCTTTCTGGGCCACTCGAAGGGAGTATTCCTGCATACAAGCTGGGAGACGAGAGCCCGGAATCTGTTATAACTTTTGACAAGTTGGATGAACTCCGTGCTGTCTATGCTATTCCTCCTTGTGCCAGTCTGGCTGCTCCATCTGGTTCGGAAAGGCCAGATTGGTTATATCCAGGATGGACGGTCCTGTATGAGTGTTTTCTTCAGATGGGTGCCCGTTTTCCTCTTCCTCGGCTAGTGTTCGAGGCTTGCACTCACTACCGCGTTGCTCCAGGTCAATTGGTTCCGAACGTGTGGCGCACTCTCATGGCCATTCAGGTTTTTAGCGAGTTGAGGGGTGTTTACTTCAGTTTTTCTGAAGTTTTGCAGGCTTACAGTTTGGAGACGCATAGGACTGATAATGTTCGATATCAATTTAAGGCAAACCGTCCGCTTGTGCTATCTCTTCCAGATAGCGCTAAGAAATGGCGTTCTAGATACTTTTTCATATCCAATAACGCACTAGGAGAACCGCGTGATTCGATTATTCCACAGGCATGGGAAGCTTGTA CTTGTCCGAGGAGGGGGCCTACCAGCTTGTCTTTCGATAGTGCTAGCAAGATCGATTGGTTTTTAGGTTTTAGCGAAGAGGATCGCCAAATTTGTAACATTTTGACCGAGGCCAACTTGCGAGTTAGCTCTTTGTGGAGCCGCGTGCCCGCAG ATCACAGGATGTCGAAGTCATATGTTCCTCCTCTGCTTGGGAAGGGCGCTGCAATGGACGTGATCCGTAGGAATAGGCAGAAGGCTGCTAGCTCGAGTGGTGCGGTTACAGCTGATGTTACCGCAGCACGTGTCCCGCATTCGACCCGTGTTCCGGCTCACAAGAAAAAGCGGTCTGCTGAGGTTGACCTCACTTTGTCTGACCGGGTAGACGATGATCCTGTCAACCTGTCATTTCCGAACGTATCGGCGCATGCCCAGCTTGGACCTGTTCGAGGGGTGGCCGAACAGCTATTACTCCCACGTGACCGAGATTATTTGAAGGAGATGGGGAGTGGCAGCGTGGCTAGTGAGCTCTTCGATCATGCCTTCTTG AGTTTGCAGAAAGCCGTCTTCCTGATGGAGAGAACTGGTGCTATGGAGGCGGAACTTCGTGAGTTGAGGGCCGAGCGGGAGAACTGGAAGGGAGAGATGACGGCTGTCAAGAAGGCGCGTGATGAGGCCCGTCAGGTTGTCAAGAAGTTGGAGTCTGCCAAGTTGGAAGATGCTCGCCGGCTGGAGCGGGCTGTAGCGGACTGCAAGGAACTCGAAGCCAAAGTTGTTGCGTTGGAGCAACAAGTACTTTATAAAAGCTGTGAGACGGAGGTTCGAGTTCGGGGCGAGATGGCCTTGGCGTATCTCGAGAATCAGCCCCCCAAGACTTGGGATGTCCAACAATACATCGATGAGTTTAATGAGTGGAAGGCTGGCAGGGAGGAGCAAGCGGCGGAGCTAGCTAGCAACTTGGCTGAGATGACCACTGAAGACGATCATCTTTAG